DNA from Candidatus Binatia bacterium:
GCGGAGCGCGCCGCGTCGAAGCGCAGGATGCCGGTGGCCGGCTCGTAGCGGTTGGTCTTGAACGCCGCCACCGTCAGGTCGCGCGCGCGGTCGGAGCTCGCGCCGCCGTAGGCGTCGCGCACCATCGTGGCGGACCGGCGGAGATAGTCGGCCGTGTAGTCGGGTCCGAGGTAGGCTCCGTGCCCGAAGATCGAGCCGTATTCCATGAGACCGTTCTTGAGGAAGACCTGCTGCCCCGCGGTGACGTCGGCGCCGGTGAAGAGGACGCGGCCGCTCTCGTCCTGGACCTGTTTCGGGATCGGCGGCTCGGCCTGGTAGGTGCGCATCGCGAGGAAGCCGAGGACGAAGAAGCCGAAGAGGAAGACCAGAATGGCCGCCTGGAACCAGGTCTTGGCTACGAGGAGAGGTCGCATGGGGATCTCCGTGATAAGCTCGCGCGGCGCCACGCCGGACCTGCCGATCGCGCCGAACCGGGGCCCTCCGCCCCGAGAGGAGGGAATCCTACCGATGAATCCCGAGACCGCAACCCTTCAAACCGAAATCGACCGCCTGGAGCGGGAGCTGCTCGAGGGGCGGGAGCGCCTCGCCGGGCTGAAGCGCAAGGCGCCGCGCCCGGCCGTGAAGGACTACACCCTCGCCGGATGGAAGGGCCCCGTGCAGCTGAGCGAGCTGTTCGCGGGGAAGCCCGACCTGATCGTGGTGCACAACATGGGGCGCGGCTGCCGCTACTGCACGCTCTGGGCCGACGGATTCAACGGCGTCTATCCGCACCTGGCCGACCGCGCCGCGTTCGTCGTCTGCTCGCCCGACGCCGTCGAGGTCCAGAAGGAGTTCGCGTCGGGGCGCGGCTGGCGCTTCCCGATGGTCTCGGGCAAGGAATCCACGTTCATCCAGGACATGGGATTCCGGAGCGAGAAGGGGTGGATGCCCGGCGTCTCGACGTTCCACCTGGAGCCGACCGAGGCAATCGTGCGCGTAGCGCACGATGGATTCGGTCCCTTCGATTCCTATTGTTCCGTGTGGCACCTATTCGCGCTTCTTGCCGAGGGTGTGAACGACTGGGAGCCGCAGTACCGCTACTAGCGCATCGCCCTCGCGGCGAGCGTCGCCG
Protein-coding regions in this window:
- a CDS encoding DUF899 family protein — encoded protein: MNPETATLQTEIDRLERELLEGRERLAGLKRKAPRPAVKDYTLAGWKGPVQLSELFAGKPDLIVVHNMGRGCRYCTLWADGFNGVYPHLADRAAFVVCSPDAVEVQKEFASGRGWRFPMVSGKESTFIQDMGFRSEKGWMPGVSTFHLEPTEAIVRVAHDGFGPFDSYCSVWHLFALLAEGVNDWEPQYRY